The nucleotide sequence TCCCGCGCATCAACCTCGACGGCCTCGTGCCGCCCGCCCCTGCCCGCCCCCAGACCCAGCCGACGAGGGAGGCCGCCGCGGTGGTGGGCAGCCTCACGGTGGAGGAGGCGCGGAAGGTGCTGCGCGCCACGCAGATGGAGGCGGCGCGCGCGCGGGTGCGGGCGTCCCGCGAGGGCACCGTGCCCTACGCCGAGTTCCTGCGCCTCTGCTGCGACGCGGCGGGGGCGGACGACGGGCCCTCCGTCGCGCGCGCGCTCGACGAGTCCGGATCCGTCATCGTGCTCGGCAGGACCGTCTTCCTCAGGCCCGAAATGGTACGGCcctcccctcttcctccccacctccCATTTCGTTGCTTCAAATCAAATCAATGACCTGTCTAAATGTTGCTTGATCCGTCCCAACCTTTTTGGTCTAGTTTTGCCTTGCAGTTAGCGTCTTTTACAGACAAAAAAAGACACGCTGTTGGTTCCTCTGTTCTGCTCTCTTCTCTTGTTCTACTGTTCATTTTAATCCGGGTGACCGGGTACAGAATTTCACAAGGCTAGAGATCTGATGAGATTTTTCGCGTGTTTTGCATGTTTCTCCCAACAGGAAATGAACCAAAGAAACGGCGGTGTTCTAAAACAATAGAGCAGTTGTGACACCAAAAGTTTGGGGGATTTTActtgccccccttccgttccgttCCAAGATGGGAGTTTCCTTTCTTCTCTCAAAACCAGAAGGAAAACAACAAATCTAATTTCTACCCCTCGATCTAAATCTGAGGAGGGAAGAAACTAAATGAGTAAATGAGTAAAATGACAGTCTTgctaaaattacaaaaaaaaaaatCTCCGATGAATGAAACATGAGGAGAACCTAGCTGCCATTGGCACCCAAAAAAGAACATGCCTGATTATTTTCTATATTCAGATTGGTTGGCGTCTAGTACCGCGCTGATGATAGTGGCTCCACTATTTTGGGAATTGGAGCACATGTTTTCAACTTCATCATTTTCATTGGTAGTCATGTAGATGTTCATACTGAAGTACTTCACCGGATTTTCTACTATTCTATAGTTTAAAATACACATTAGTGAAGCACCATTTCACTTGCTGTTGTCCGATCTACAATTACATAGCAGTGATAAGCAATTGATAGTATGAATTTGCTGTTTGAATTGCATAATTGAAGATTCAAATCTACAGTACAATCATATGTTATTAGTGGTGGTGCTGGGTTGATTTGCCTTTGAGCATGTCATGCATCCCAACGATTTAATTGGTCATATAGTGGAAGATGTAGTAGAACTACTACAATTTGCATAAGAAGTAGTGGCATGAGATCATCCCTTTTTGGCAATTGTGACACCGGAATAGCCCATCATGTGATGTCTTTGTCACTTGTTCCGTTCGTTTGTTAGTGTGAAAGCTATTTACTTACAAAAATATCAATTTTATTTAGACAATTCAATCTATTACCTGCATCTTAGCTGCAACAGTACAGAATTGATCTTGTTACCACTATTTGTTTTCATGAGATATTAAGTACTAAAAAATGCTGTTGTCATTTCCTGCTGAATAAATAAGCTGCATCCTTTCCAATTTGAAAAACAGGAAACTAATGCAGGGCTAACAAGTCAATGACAAATCTACTTCTCTTATCTTCTTGGTGAcctccccccacacccaaaaaaaATGTCCTGGGTGGACCTAAACAAAGTTTGGGAACATCATCACATGCCGTCTGGTTCAGATTAGGTCATAGCACTGGTAGGCAAAGATAAGTGGTACGATTTATTGTTTGTTTTTGCTTGGTCCCTCCGTGGTCACCATAACTTGGCAAGCTACCCCTTGCAAGTTGTGGCTGTTGGTGGTGACAAAAATAGTTGTGGAAAATCTTTTTGCACGATTTAGTCTTGTAGCTTCTGGAAGGTGTCTGAATCCATGTGGATGATAGAATCAAAACATTTTGCACTTGTTTTGAAAATCCAATCGTGTACAGTTTGAGCTAAATGTTTTTGTCCTTCCAGCATTGCTCTTTCTTTGATGGATGTTTCTTGAAAAGAAGAGCAGCCAAGTAAAATTTGGAAATGTTTTTGTCCTTTTTCTTCAAAATTCCAGGTTGTGAAAGCAATTGAGAAGGCAATACCCATACCGCGAGGACCATCTATTGCTGAGAATCACCCTGCAAGGGAGGAGCTGAAGGCCATGGAGTCCCAGAAGGTAGACATCGACCGCATGGCGACGCTCCAGGTGCGGCGGGAGCTGTGGGGAGGGCTGGCTGCCCTAGCCCTCCAAACGGCCGGCTTCATGAGGCTCACATTCTGGGAGCTCTCCTGGGACGTCATGGAGCCCATCTGCTTCTTCGTGACGTCGACATACTTCATGGCGGGCTACGCCTTCTTCCTCCGGACCAAGAGGGAGCCCTCGTTCGAGGGCTTCTTCCAGAGCCGTTTTGCGGTGAAGCAGAAGCGCCTTATGCAGGCCCGGGAATTTGATGTCCGCCGGTACAGTGAGCTCCGGCAAGCCTGTGGCCTCCCGGCGCTACATCCTCAGAGCCCCTGTGCGTCCTCGCAGGAGAACCACCATTGCCATTGTCATTGATGTGTTGCttggaattttttatgcccatttgatgcggctgctgctgctgcttcatgTACCGTTGTGGAATGTGGATGCGAAGCATACTCATTGACGTGATCAGATTCAGATTTTAAACTCGAAATGCCTGTGTCCTGATGGATGGATGCATGTGAGCTGTGACTGTGAGGTAGTAGACGAGAGAAGTCAGCGTGTACATACCGGCTGTAAACAATCTTTgagaagaaaaatgaaaatgataaaaaaaattaagGATTACAAACTGAGCAATTGTCATCCAGCTCATCTGGCTCAACTTGTCCGAAACGCATGCTGGCAAGGGATCTTCAGCGATTATTCTCTACACATAGGCAGGGTCATAATCCATCATAATATCTTTTATTTCTGATGGTTTGGTCTAAAGCCTATTCTTTAGGAAAAATCAATGTGATCTTGAAGAAACAAAGAGCATCAGAAAAGGCATCTTCAACGGCTACGCCGCGGAAGGCACTAGGGCCGTCAGCATTTAAGCTTTTTGTTATGGCCTGTCCTTTTTCCCGCTGTCTGTTTTTGGACTATCTCATGTCATGATGCAGATGCAGCCATCCCCACAAGTCTGGTGGGGTTTCTTTCATTTGATGCCTTCTCCTCGTGACCGTCCATTGCTATCTCCACCCACCCGGCTCTAGTTTTTAACTCGTCCCAGCAACTAGTGGCTGGCACGGCAGCGGCACCACGCACGACTGGTCCTGCCGTGGTTAACTCGCCATGCAGCAGATGCAGGAACTAGTGGATTTTTTTTTGAGAGGTGCTGGAACTAGCGGATGGCACGGCACCGCGCATGCAGAAGCAAGTTTTACACGCACAGCTGTCTGCACCAGTGGCGCCCGTCAACAAAAGAAGACAAAAAAAACTGTACCGGTTGCAATCTAGCACTGCCCCGTTCGTGAACGAACAATCATAAAGCTGATCGCCAGCTTTCCAGGAAAGGAACAgcgaacgaacgaacgagcgagcTCCGCGGAGCGCGGGACGCGCCGTGCCGTGCCGGGTCACCGGAATGGGCGGTGACGACGCGCACCCGCGCGGAAAGCAGCAGTTTTCCGCACGCGCGGGGGCGGCGCTGAGCTATGTCCGCCACGTCGTCGGAGGCGTGGCTGGCAGACCGGGCCGGTGCCGTGTCTCCCTCTCGCGTGTAGACGCCGCGCCGCGCGCCGTAACGATTCTGTTACTGTCTACTGTTATCACGCCCACGCGCGGCTCCCAGTTTCCCACCCACCCCACCGGCGACCGGGCGGCCCGTTCCTTGCCGCGCGCCGGCGCCTGCTCGGTAAAACCCGGCACCGGCACCGGCACGCGCGATACGACCGAAGCGTACCGTCGTGGCCCAGAGTTATCTGGGGGAGGTGGGGTGAGAACGCCGCCGACCAGGGAGGATAGTGTGGTCGCGTGGATTTACTGCACTGCAGTGTGGACTATGGACGACGCGGCGACACTGTCTCGATCCTTCCGGAATGCCCGTGGCACAGTGGCAGTGGATgtatatcttttatttttatttttgcgggATAGTGGATGTATATCTGCAATAGAACATCCACGACGATGAGTTGGGAACCACCACGTTTCATATATATCAGGTTTTCCGTGGGAGCGTGAAGCCAAACTTGTGGACTTCTTGGAAGCCAGGCAGTGACGCACTCACTTATGGGTTCATACTCTGATTGATATTAGTATGTatacacgtgcaatgcacgttctAATTTAACAGAGTGATTTTGATAAAAAAAACATAGATTTGTAATAGATTAAAGGCAAAAGGAAAAATATAGCAATGTATGAATGCAAATATTAATCAATTGTAATTAATAAGTATTAAAAAGGTACATGAAGCCGTTTTTTTGCGCACATCTAGAACTGCATGTTACTTTATGTTCTCTTCCTCCCAATttttctctcaaacaaccttgcatgGATTCAAATTTCCATGCGCTCAAGTAGCAAATATGGGCTTCTTCCTTTTTCTGGTAGGGCCACGTGATTGTTCCAGAACACAGTAGAAGCAGTAGGAGTCTACTGTTCATGCGAATCCTAATGATCTCAGCCATTGGATTTAGGTGACCAATGACTATGATTGATACTCTAGGTCTAATTCAAAACtgatacactatatagtagtatagatatagatattccGGTTGCGCTGTCGTGGACTGCTCAATCGGTCCATAGGTCGAAGATAGGCACCACTATACcctagagcatctccagccgcgtccccaaccGGCCTTCCAAGGCGTTTTttccgcgccggcgccgaaaaaaggcCCCAGATCGCGCCACCAAGACGTCGAAATTCAccggctcggcccgtttttgggcctggccgaacccagcgcactggagggggggggggggcacttgggGGCTCAGGCGAAAGGGAAAACCACGTCTGGGCCACACTGTCAAGCGAAAAGTAGATTCGCCCCCTTTCCACGCCCCCCGCCCCCTTGCCGATAACGGCCCCGCCCACCGCCCACcaccgctagataggccattccccgTCGGAAAAGAGAGAGGGTTTCGCAGCGGCAACCTCTCCACCACCTTCCTCGGCGTCTTTTCCGGCGCTCCAGCCGCGCAGGGCGGGATACCGGCGGCTGTGCGCCCACCACGGCCGCCAGGTGTTCGTCGATTTGCCtactcggcgatggactcggacgacgaTGAGGCGCTCGCGCGCTGCTTCaggaggaagccgatgccgacgTCTAGAACGAAAAGAATCTCATGGTCCTCACCGCCCTGGCCGGCCTGCTCGCAAGCAATGCAAAGCCGCGACGAGGTGGCTTGGCGCCGGGGCAgctgaaagcaaagaaccgacatcgactagaaggctattgcatgctctactccgactacttcgccgacgcttcACTTCACGGCGACAtagtatttcggcgccgttatcggatgagctgaaagcttttcctcaggattgtgaattgcatctgggagttcgacagctacttcaagtgcaagaaggattgcaccggcacacttggattcacctcaatccagaagtgcacgacagctatgaggatgttTGCATACAGAGCTCCTGGTGATTCACACGACGACTATGGGCACATGGCCGAGTCCACAACCATTGAGTATTTCCATAAGTTCTGCAGGatagtggtggcagtgtttggaccgcaatacttgcaaTCACCCAATGCTGAaaacactgctcggatcctagcacagaatgcaacaAGAGGGTTTTCTAAGATGCTTGGAAGCATCggctgcatgcattggaaatggaaaaactgtccatttgcttggcaggggatttacaaaggcgccaaaggcagtTGCAATgcggtacttgaggcagtggccacacaggacctctaaatttggcactccttctttggtatgccaggaactcacaatgacatcaacgtactgcagtgctctcctgtctttgccaagctggttgaaggtcattctcctccggtgaacttcgaggtcaatgggcggcactacaacaagggatactacctagcagatggcataTATTCAaaatggtctacatttgtgaagactatctcaaaccctgtgccaggaggcaagaactcccactttgcgaaggttcaggaggcttgcaggaaggatgtcgagcgggcatttggtttgctccaatctcgatttgctgttgtccggtaccccgctcatacctggtcgaaagatcaaatgtgggaagtcatgacttgttgtgtcatcttacGTAACATGATCATTGAAAGCAAGCAGGAAAAGCCAGTGTTTGACGCTGAACCAAATTACAAGCAGGgtctcttgcccaagttgatcaccagctaccggcaacctggactgccttcctcaacaaagaactcccactttgcgaaggttcaggaggcttgcaggaaggatgtcgagcgggcatttggtttgctccaatctcgatttgctgttgtccgataCCCCGCTCatacctggtcgaaagatcaaatgtgggaagtcatgacttgttgtgtcatcttacGTAACATGATCATTGAAAGCAAGCAGGAaaagccagtgtttgacactgaaccaaaTTACAAGCAGGGTCTCTTGCCCAAgctgatcaccagctaccggcaacctggactgccttccTCAACATGCGTCAGGAGATTCGAGACCCATAagtgcatcaacaactgcagcaggatctggtggagcacctatggaggctcaagggcaacgcctagctcgacgtgtgatgaaatattaatttgtattgaactatttggttgttggaaatatgccctagaggcaataataaagttgttattactatatttccttgttcatgataatcgtttattatccatgctataattgtattgaccggaaactcaaatacatgtgtggatacatagataaaaacatgtccctagtgagcctctaccctactagctcgttgatcaaagatggctatggtttcctagccatggacttgggttgtcatttgatcacgggatcacatcattaggagaatgatgtgatggacaagacccaaactataaacgtagcatatgattgtatcaagtttattgctatcgtttttctgcatgtcaagtatatgttcctatgaccatgagatcatgcaagtcACTCACACCAGAGGAgtgccttgtgtgtaccaaacgttgcAACGTAAGTGGGtcactataaaggtgctctacaggtatcttcgagggtgtctgttgagttggcatggatcaagtctgggatttgtcactccgtatgacggagaggtatctcagggcccactcagtaatacaacatcacaataagcttgcaagcaatgtaaccaatgagttggtcacgggatcttgtattacggaacgagtaaagagacttgccggtaacgagattgaactaggtatggagatactgacgatcgaatctcgggcaagtaacataccgatagacaaagggaactgcatacggtgAATCCTTGACATTGAGGTTTAACCggtaagatcttcgtagaatatgtaggaaccaatatgggcatccaggtcccgctattggttattgaccataaaggtgtctcgatcatgtctgcatagttcttgaacccgcagggtctacacacttaacgttttgtgatggtataagtatagttgagtcattatggtggttaccgaaggttgttcggagtcccggatgagatcccgggcatgacgaggaactccaTAATGGACtgaaggtgaagattgatatattggacgaagcatatgatgacccacaagtataggggatctatcgtagtcctttcataagtaagagtgtcaaacccaacgaggagaagaaggaaatgacaagcggttttcagcaaggtattctctgcaagcactgaaattatcggtaacagatagttttgtgattaacaagtaacaaaagtagctaaggtgcagcaaggtggcccaatcctttttgtagcaaaggacaagcctggacgaactcttatataaagcaaagcgctcccgaggatacatgggaattattgtcaagttagttttcatcatgctcatatgattcgcgttcgttgctttgataatttgatatgtgggtggaccggttcttggatgctgtccttccttggacaagcctcccacttatgattaacccctctcgcaagactctgcaactacgaaagaagaattaaggtaaacctaaccatatcatgaaacatatggatccaaatcatccccttacgaagcaacgcataaactagggtttaagcttctgtcactctagcaacccatcatctacttattacttcccaatgccttcccctaggcctaaatcatggtgaagtgtcatgtagtcggcgttcacataacaccactagaggagagacaacatacatctcatcaaaatatcgaacgaataccaaattcacatgattacttataacaagacttctcccatgtcctcaggaacaaacgcaactactcgcaaagcatattcatgttcaaaatcttaggagtattaataagcattaaggatctaaacatatgatcttccaccaaataaaccaactagcatcaactacaagtagcaatcaacactactagcaacccacaggtaccaatctaaggttttgagacaaatatcggatacaagagatgaactagggtttgagaggagatggtgatggtgaagacgatgatggatattgaccccctctcgacaagaggatcgatggtgatgacgatggtggtgatttccccctcccggagggatgtttccctggcagaacagctccgccggagccatagattggtcctgcccaggttccgcctcgagacggtggcgcttcgtcccgaaagcttctctcttattttttctagggtaaaagacatcatatagcagaagatgggtgtcGAGGGCCTGccagggtgcccacgaggtagggggcgcgccctccaccctcgtggctggctgGTGGTccccctttggtgctttcttctcccaatattttttatttattccaaaactgatctccttgaagatttaggacttttggagttgtgcacaataggtctctaatatttgctccctttccagtccagaattccagctgccgacattctccttcttcatgtaaaccttataaaataagagagaaaaggcataagtgttGTGATATAAtgagtaataacaacccataatgcaataaatattgatataaaagcatgatgcaaaatggacgtattagggtattggagtccggaattgttctgggggtaccgggttgTGGGGACCCTGAcccataagtcgagatcaccgaatgcacgtgtacagtgatcccagagatcaatgctcactgaacacacagaagctgaataacaagagtctgacatccatacataccgtcttacacaaattatgaccattattaTGGTCAATTCTTACATAGATAatgccttaagggctgaacatcaaataaagcacaagcagcggaaatcttcgttgataagtagaacccatgccatctgccttaaccctactggcattctgactgggaagtaTCCTAGCTCGCATGCTCGTCACCAAAGAAATCTTCATCTTACTCCTGTTCTTTCATGCAtggccaataaaataactagtggcaagccaatgaggactttgaatgtactcgcaagcaacccaagagtgataacaaaataattatgcaaggccCTACTGCAAAATTGGCATTTTTGCGAAAAGCTAGTTTTTCggatgcaagtatgatcaacatttatcaaggacatgaatgcgtctgcagcaagtatcaggaggttacatatatcaacatcgataaagagttatgaacaactcatgctcactCATCATGACTTCCTCATGAATCACATCAACAATATTACCAAAtggtgttgtttgtcagaaacatatggacatagtctaagcaacACTGTCATGGTGGGCgtacggcagatgccaagggatggctaaagagaggaggaggctcgagggcgctggtggtctccagaggcgaggttgatatgcgcgggcacgggacaccggacatacccaggttcggggctctccggagagataacacccctagtcctgccgagtttagttggatggtcgatAGTACAATGCTGCTTCTGGAGCTGtgtgggaggaggaaggaggctggccaaggcttgggctgctccttctccttggtgttgctctgtagtggctagtcctatgcttgcctgCTTATCTCGTGTTGCTTCGCATCGCATGTCATGCGTCCTCTCTCTGTAGGCGTGGGCTCCTGCAGgggtttatagatcaacccacccagggttacaatggtaatatgccgagtcggtgggtccgtattatcggtgtccggggtaccgggctgggtcccgcttgcgggcttgtggttcgccgggttcccctaggtgtgggCCTCGCATACCTAGGGGGActatgcgccgtcttgtcgatcgtcatggcgtggccgagtcgagctgtgcacagtgttctccgtcaggccgccgcttgctgtcgtcagcggtgagggcgggaacactgttgccgtgccagccctggtcagcgggtaggtaaggggcactgttgccacgctccggttGACCACATGCATGGGCGGGagcactgtagtcttggtcatcggtgattgaggtctcgtcccatcgtacgacatggatgggatgggagctgacccgtggctgggttgccgtggacgccaagGGTGggttggcttgttggggaagccacGGTTGCATCGGGTTGAATTGCCTTGCGCCAGCTGCTgtggccgggtcgacgtaccttgccgagtcgagggtcttggccggATTGCAgtccttgccgggtcgagcgacccggcctggtGCACGCCGGTTTGCGGGGTGATGcgggccccgctgtttttgaaatagatccgggttccgttgcctgcccggggttcatccccccgatagtagtcctcgaagctgtgaaggtccaccgtctttggatgagtgggccttc is from Triticum aestivum cultivar Chinese Spring chromosome 1B, IWGSC CS RefSeq v2.1, whole genome shotgun sequence and encodes:
- the LOC123123028 gene encoding calcium uniporter protein 2, mitochondrial, whose protein sequence is MAAALRRAVAQRFAAAPQQAYGMPRRFMQERPAFRPAVPPDVGFMPLADRIRDHLGVSFPRINLDGLVPPAPARPQTQPTREAAAVVGSLTVEEARKVLRATQMEAARARVRASREGTVPYAEFLRLCCDAAGADDGPSVARALDESGSVIVLGRTVFLRPEMVVKAIEKAIPIPRGPSIAENHPAREELKAMESQKVDIDRMATLQVRRELWGGLAALALQTAGFMRLTFWELSWDVMEPICFFVTSTYFMAGYAFFLRTKREPSFEGFFQSRFAVKQKRLMQAREFDVRRYSELRQACGLPALHPQSPCASSQENHHCHCH